From the Pseudarthrobacter sp. MM222 genome, one window contains:
- a CDS encoding aldo/keto reductase produces the protein METRTLGSLTVSALGLGCMGMSEFYGQGDESESVATLHAFLDAGGTLLDTADMYGPFTNEKLLGRAIAGRRDDVVLATKFGNERRPDGSWVGINGSPDYVHAACDASLQRLGVDHIDLYYQHRVDQGVPIEDTVGAMAELVQAGKVRHLGLSEAGDDTVRRANAVHPITALQTEYSLWEREPEAKIFPVLAELGIGFVPYSPLGRGFLTGQLRSPDDFSEDDFRRHSPRFQGENFTRNLELVDRVKELADHKGCTPAQLALAWLLAQGEHIVPIPGTKKRERLTENLGALDVELSAEDLRRLDELAPAGAAAGARYPDMGTIDG, from the coding sequence ATGGAAACACGCACCCTTGGTTCACTCACCGTCTCCGCCCTGGGCTTGGGCTGCATGGGCATGAGCGAGTTCTACGGCCAAGGCGACGAATCCGAGTCCGTCGCCACCCTCCACGCCTTCCTCGACGCCGGCGGCACCCTGCTGGACACGGCCGACATGTATGGCCCGTTCACCAACGAGAAACTGCTGGGAAGGGCCATCGCCGGCAGGCGGGATGACGTCGTCCTGGCCACCAAGTTCGGGAATGAACGGCGGCCCGACGGCTCCTGGGTCGGCATCAACGGCTCCCCCGACTACGTCCACGCAGCCTGCGATGCGAGCCTGCAGCGGCTGGGCGTCGACCACATCGATCTGTATTATCAGCACCGGGTGGACCAGGGTGTCCCGATCGAGGACACGGTGGGAGCCATGGCCGAGCTTGTCCAGGCCGGCAAGGTGCGGCACCTCGGCCTCTCCGAGGCCGGCGACGACACCGTGCGCCGGGCTAATGCGGTGCACCCGATCACCGCCCTGCAGACAGAATACTCGCTGTGGGAGCGGGAGCCCGAGGCCAAGATCTTTCCGGTCCTTGCGGAACTCGGCATCGGCTTCGTCCCGTACAGCCCCCTGGGCCGCGGCTTCCTGACCGGCCAGCTACGCAGCCCCGACGACTTTTCGGAGGACGATTTCCGGCGCCACTCGCCGCGATTCCAGGGCGAGAACTTCACCCGGAACCTCGAACTCGTGGACCGGGTCAAGGAGCTGGCGGACCACAAAGGCTGCACGCCGGCCCAGCTGGCGCTCGCGTGGCTGCTGGCACAGGGTGAGCACATCGTGCCGATCCCGGGTACCAAGAAGCGTGAACGCCTGACAGAAAACCTAGGAGCTCTCGACGTCGAGCTGTCAGCCGAGGATCTCCGGCGCCTCGACGAACTGGCCCCCGCCGGCGCGGCAGCCGGAGCGCGCTACCCGGACATGGGCACCATCGACGGCTAA
- a CDS encoding pullulanase X25 domain-containing protein encodes MGANTAENTNLRLKAVLDVLAEGVWTGEKLNAGAVLGEAIEQVPLNDHERELLSGGIPRGHKTLTTATAKLVKAGWLVKGRSGWSITEDGQRATVAFAEPTAFAAALDAGTPVPAETPLPAAPAGKPAVKAATAEEPQSKAAKVAGKAAKLVEDAVAPVAKAVRKRKTTAEKTPAAAEIPAPSVAPAAAPEAPALSTETIDALTTETIEQPSAVAVAGDFNVLLGAPANWAPQYDEAQMELDQVDQLWKIAAEIPAGSYSFKIALNRSWDENYGAYGEFDGPNHEVHHGGGLLVIHYDHRTRDIILP; translated from the coding sequence ATGGGCGCGAACACCGCGGAAAACACCAACCTTCGGCTCAAGGCCGTGCTGGATGTCCTGGCAGAGGGGGTGTGGACAGGTGAAAAACTCAACGCCGGAGCAGTATTGGGCGAAGCGATCGAGCAGGTGCCTCTCAATGACCACGAGCGTGAACTCCTCAGCGGCGGCATTCCCCGGGGTCACAAGACGCTGACCACCGCCACCGCGAAGCTGGTCAAGGCCGGCTGGCTCGTCAAGGGCCGCTCCGGCTGGTCGATCACCGAGGATGGCCAGCGGGCCACGGTCGCCTTCGCCGAGCCGACTGCTTTTGCCGCAGCGCTCGACGCCGGCACTCCGGTTCCGGCCGAGACCCCCTTGCCGGCTGCTCCCGCCGGCAAGCCCGCCGTGAAGGCAGCTACCGCGGAAGAGCCGCAGTCGAAGGCCGCCAAGGTGGCCGGCAAGGCCGCCAAGCTGGTCGAAGACGCCGTCGCCCCGGTTGCGAAGGCCGTGCGGAAGCGCAAGACAACAGCAGAGAAGACGCCAGCCGCCGCGGAAATTCCGGCGCCGTCCGTTGCCCCGGCCGCCGCTCCGGAGGCGCCCGCGCTCAGCACCGAGACTATCGACGCGCTCACCACCGAGACCATCGAGCAGCCGAGCGCCGTTGCGGTTGCCGGTGACTTCAACGTCCTGCTGGGTGCCCCCGCCAACTGGGCCCCGCAGTACGACGAAGCGCAGATGGAACTGGACCAGGTGGACCAGCTCTGGAAGATCGCGGCGGAAATTCCGGCCGGGTCCTACAGCTTCAAGATCGCGCTGAACCGCTCCTGGGATGAGAACTACGGCGCTTACGGCGAGTTCGACGGGCCCAACCACGAGGTGCACCACGGCGGCGGCCTCCTGGTCATCCACTACGATCACCGGACCCGCGACATCATCCTGCCGTAA
- a CDS encoding adenosine deaminase, protein MNTYDGGADASGTDAATTDPDSGAVLELAETPGGVDGALPVAELHLHIEGTLEPELIFALAERNGIRLPYADIAQLRSRYEFTDLQSFLDLYYVNMAVLQTEQDFADMTRAYLARAALAGVRHAEIMLDPQAHLARGVSLETCINGVASVLKGSLEEFGISTLLIAAFLRDLPEESALDVLEQLLALNAPIAGIGLDSAEVGNPPAKFQRLFARAKEAGLHRIAHAGEEGPPSYIIEALEILEVERIDHGIRCMEDPELVERLVNDLMPLTVCPLSNVRLRAVDMLADHPLPAMLAAGLNVSVNSDDPAYFGGYVDDNFDKLKSVIGLSEFDCVRLAANSIRSSFASEERKAELLAELAESGH, encoded by the coding sequence ATGAACACTTACGACGGCGGCGCTGACGCCTCCGGCACAGACGCGGCAACCACCGATCCGGACAGCGGCGCCGTCCTCGAACTGGCTGAAACGCCCGGCGGAGTTGATGGTGCTCTGCCGGTCGCTGAGCTGCACCTGCACATTGAGGGAACGCTGGAACCCGAGCTGATCTTCGCGCTCGCGGAACGCAATGGAATCCGGCTGCCGTATGCGGATATTGCGCAGCTCCGCTCACGCTATGAGTTCACGGACCTGCAGTCATTCCTCGACCTGTACTACGTCAACATGGCGGTGCTGCAGACCGAGCAGGACTTTGCCGACATGACCCGGGCGTATCTGGCCCGGGCGGCGCTCGCCGGGGTGCGGCACGCCGAGATCATGCTGGACCCGCAGGCCCACCTGGCCCGCGGAGTCTCGCTGGAGACCTGCATCAACGGCGTGGCGTCGGTGCTGAAGGGCTCCCTGGAGGAATTCGGCATTTCCACCTTGCTGATAGCGGCCTTCCTGCGCGACCTCCCCGAAGAATCCGCCCTCGACGTACTGGAGCAGCTGCTGGCGCTCAATGCCCCGATCGCCGGGATCGGCCTGGATTCCGCGGAGGTGGGCAACCCGCCGGCGAAGTTCCAGCGGCTCTTTGCCCGCGCCAAGGAGGCCGGGCTGCACCGGATTGCGCACGCCGGCGAGGAGGGACCGCCGTCGTACATCATCGAGGCACTGGAGATCCTGGAGGTGGAACGGATCGACCACGGCATCCGCTGCATGGAGGATCCCGAACTGGTGGAACGGCTGGTGAATGACCTCATGCCGCTGACCGTCTGCCCGCTGTCGAACGTCCGGCTCCGGGCCGTGGACATGCTGGCGGACCATCCACTGCCGGCGATGCTCGCGGCCGGGCTGAACGTCAGCGTGAACTCGGACGATCCCGCCTATTTCGGCGGGTACGTGGACGACAACTTCGACAAGCTGAAGTCGGTGATCGGCCTGTCCGAGTTCGACTGCGTACGTCTGGCGGCGAACTCCATCCGTTCTTCATTCGCCAGCGAGGAGCGCAAGGCCGAGCTGCTGGCGGAACTTGCGGAGTCCGGCCACTGA